The proteins below are encoded in one region of Scophthalmus maximus strain ysfricsl-2021 chromosome 4, ASM2237912v1, whole genome shotgun sequence:
- the tcf25 gene encoding transcription factor 25: MSTRALRRLRGKQRGQEALDLEDLTLADSPEEQAEAEQLDVADAPDPAERRDSNRKAKKNKAQKNFSNIYELICDVDNEAEKISPDEETEKPDGNKASGVENGIADSDKADLKQQDTSTKPVAGDRVKKRKKKKKTKVASEDGQNAVADDNIDVLLENLEQPNGLSLQNEDCGGSDRRSVLHVEHRNLNSETELKRYFGARAVLGDQRPRHRNRQFHRSTWMTSPKDSWPRFSRTGISMTLLQSKDGIQYFTFEHSRDYQQVQFKFLDAVESMDPNNIVALLQLNPYHIDSLLQLSDVCRIQEDQEMARDLIERALYSFECAFHPLFSLTSGTSRLDYLRPENRAFYLALYKHMMFLEKRGCPRTALEYCKLILSLDPDSDPLCMLLLIDFLMLRFREYQSLLQLYQDLEEQRNLSQLPNFAFSTALCHFHLSQQEDMDPEERDTLRCKADQMLQNALIMFPGVLMPLLDLCTVQPDASVTSHAFFGPKSQISQPPALAELTALYVGRTYNVWREAAVMLWLEESVQEVLRRVDAKDPLVMDCQNKRKQRYQSAPRNIHRHILLSEIKEATSSLPLEVTTQPVMGFDPLPPLDSVISYTRPERQHVGASNESTLSLFFRSLLPNFNLQGGLRQEDDMEVARAGQELNQEVNRLMVAMRDMLANIRFQEPPREDNQEDNPYRDEDEWD, from the exons ATGTCTACACGGGCTCTGCGAAGGCTCAGGGGCAAGCAGCGGGGCCAGGAGGCCCTGGACCTGGAGGATCTAACTTTGGCTGACAGTCCGGAGGAGCAGGCTGAGGCTGAGCAGCTGGACGTGGCCGATGCTCCTGACCCggctgagaggagagacagcaaCCGGAAGGCGAAGAAAAACAAGGCTCAGAAGAACTTCAGCAACATCTATGAACTG aTATGCGATGTAGACAATGAGGCAGAGAAAATCTCACCtgatgaagagacagagaaaccaGATGGAAATAAAGCAAGCGGCGTGGAGAATGGAATTGCAGACAGTGACAAAGCAGATCTAAAGCAACAGGACACGTCTACAAAG CCTGTGGCTGGAGACAGAgttaaaaagaggaagaaaaagaagaagacaaaagtgGCATCAGAGGATGGACAG AACGCTGTAGCAGATGACAACATTGATGTACTGCTGGAGAACTTGGAGCAGCCCAACGGTCTGAGTTTGCAGAATGAAGATTGTGGAGGCTCTGACAGACGATCTGTGTTACATGTGGAGCACAG GAATCTCAACTCGGAAACGGAGCTGAAGAGATATTTTGGGGCTCGAGCTGTTCTCGGGGAtcaaag ACCTCGACATAGAAACAGGCAGTTTCACCGTAGCACCTGGATGACGAGTCCCAAGGACAGCTGGCCTCGCTTCAGCCGCACAG GAATCTCAATGACTTTACTGCAGTCAAAGGATGGCATTCAATACTTCACCTTTGAGCACAGCCGGGACTACCAACAAGTACAGTTCAAGTTCCTGGATGCTGTTGAGTCCATGGATCCCAATAACATAGTG GCCCTGCTACAGCTTAACCCTTACCACATTGACTCCCTGCTGCAGCTTTCTGATGTCTGTCGCATACAGGAAGATCAGGAGATGGCCAGGGACCTCATTG aaagAGCCTTGTACAGCTTTGAGTGCGCTTTTCACCCTTTATTCAGCCTAACATCAGGTACCAGCAGACTTGATTATCTAAGACCGGAAAACAG GGCATTTTATCTTGCTCTCTATAAGCACATGATGTTCCTGGAGAAGCGAGGATGCCCACGGACTGCCTTGGAGTACTGCAAGTTGATCCTAAG TTTGGATCCAGACTCTGACCCACTTTGCATGCTCCTGCTCATTGATTTCCTGATGCTGCGATTTAGAGAGTACCAGTCTCTCCTCCAGTTATATCAGGACTTGGAG GAGCAGAGAAATCTGTCCCAGCTGCCAAACTTTGCATTCTCCACTGCACTTTGCCATTTCCATCTCAGCCAGCAGGAAGACATGGATCCTGAAGAAAGGGACACATTAAGATGCAAAGCTGACCAGATGCTGCAGAACGCACTCATCATGTTCCCCGGAG tctTGATGCCTCTGCTGGATCTGTGCACTGTGCAGCCAGATGCCTCAGTCACCTCACATGCTTTCTTTGGCCCAAAGAGTCAGATAAG TCAGCCGCCAGCTCTGGCTGAACTCACAGCTCTGTATGTGGGGAGGACTTACAACGTGTGGAGGGAGGCAGCAGTGATGCTTTGGTTGGAAGAGTCTGTGCAGGAAGTGTTACGTCGAGTTGATGCCAAAGACCCTCTAGTGATGGACTGTCAGAATAA GCGAAAGCAGAGGTACCAGAGTGCACCGAGGAACATCCATCGCCACATCCTACTCTCTGAGATCAAGGAAGCCACCTCAAGTCTGCCTCTA GAGGTGACCACTCAGCCTGTGATGGGGTTTGACCCTCTACCTCCACTGGACTCAGTGATATCATATACCCGACCAGAGAG GCAGCATGTTGGCGCGTCCAACGAAAGCACGCTGTCGCTGTTTTTCCGGTCTCTGTTGCCAAATTTCAACCTTCAG GGTGGACTAAGGCAGGAGGATGATATGGAAGTGGCACGAGCTGGTCAGGAGCTGAACCAGGAGGTGAATCGTCTCATGGTGGCAATGAGGGACATGTTGGCAAACATCAGGTTTCAAGAGCCGCCAAGAGAGGACAACCAGGAGGACAACCCCTACAGAGATGAAGATGAGTGGGACTGA
- the mc1r gene encoding melanocyte-stimulating hormone receptor, translated as MENANRSHYPAILHVDFGPLLDYMEDNETNSTGGERPSSGCVQIRIPQELFLALGLISLVENILVILAIIKNRNLHSPMYYFICCLAVSDMLVSVSNVVETVFMLLHDQGLLDLHPGMLRHLDNVIDVMICSSVVSSLSFLCTIAADRYITIFYALRYHSIMTTQRAIAIIAVVWLASVIASILFIVYHTDNAVIVCLVTFFCTTLVFNAVLYLHMFLLAHLHSRRIVAFHKNRRQTTSMKGAITLTILLGVFILCWGPFFLHLILILICPTNPFCNCFFRNFNLFLILIICNSLIDPLIYAYRSQELRKTLQELVLCSWCFGV; from the coding sequence ATGGAGAACGCCAACAGGTCCCACTACCCCGCGATCCTCCACGTGGACTTCGGCCCACTTCTTGACTATATGGAGGATAACGAGACCAACTCTACCGGCGGCGAGCGACCCTCCTCGGGCTGCGTGCAGATCCGCATCCCCCAGGAGCTCTTCCTGGCGCTGGGGCTCATCAGCCTGGTGGAGAACATCCTGGTGATTCTGGCCATCATCAAGAACCGCAACCTGCACTCGCCCATGTACTACTTCATCTGCTGCCTGGCCGTGTCCGACATGCTCGTCAGTGTCAGCAACGTGGTGGAGACCGTGTTCATGCTTCTCCACGACCAGGGCCTGCTGGACCTGCACCCAGGTATGCTGCGCCACCTGGACAACGTCATCGACGTGATGATCTGCAGCTCCGTGGTGTCGTCGCTCTCCTTCCTGTGCACCATCGCCGCGGATCGCTACATCACCATCTTTTACGCGCTGCGCTATCACAGCATCATGACGACGCAGCGCGCCATCGCCATCATCGCGGTGGTGTGGCTGGCCAGCGTCATCGCCAGCATCCTCTTCATCGTGTACCACACCGACAACGCGGTCATCGTGTGCCTCGTCACCTTCTTCTGCACCACGCTGGTGTTCAACGCCGTGTTGTATCTGCACATGTTCCTCCTGGCGCACTTGCATTCGCGGCGCATCGTGGCGTTCCATAAAAACAGGCGACAGACCACGAGCATGAAGGGGGCCATTACCCTCACCATTCTACTGGGGGTCTTCATTTTATGCTGGGGccctttcttcctccacctcattctCATACTCATCTGCCCCACCAACCCCTTCTGCAACTGCTTCTTCCGAAACTTTAACcttttcctcatcctcatcatctgtAACTCGCTCATCGACCCGCTGATCTACGCCTACCGCAGCCAGGAGCTGCGTAAAACCCTGCAGGAGCTGGTCCTGTGTTCTTGGTGCTTCGGTGTGTGA